Sequence from the Carboxydocella sporoproducens DSM 16521 genome:
ATGAAACATATACAGACTATTTATCAAAACTTTTTAAAGGATACGACTGGTGGAAAAGTATTACTCCTTGACGAAAAAGAGATCGAGCAATTTCTCAAACCTCTGCAGTGTTTTGCGGAGCTGCCCATCGAAAATGGTTTGCATTTAAGCTGGTCAAGGCAGTTATTCAGTGACTGGCTGGGGGAGCTGGGACTGGACCAGGTATATCAACAGACCTATCAACTGGTCTTCTCTGAGCTGGTTAGCAATATGCTCAAACACGCTGAGAAAGGGACAATCCAGTGGGGCCGAAATAGTGCCGGGGAAATTGTACTCATTGCCAATGACCAGGGCCAGGGTTTTGTGCTGGAAAAATTGCCGCAGAGCATCATGGTCAGCGGTTTTTCCACCAAAAAGTCCCTGGGCTGGGGACTTCCTTTTATACTGGAGCATTGCCGACAACTGGTAATTGCGAAAACGGAAAGCGGTACCTTTATTGCAATCAAACTTGGTTGTGAACAGATTGAAGACATGGGCCAGACTATTTAGGTGTCCATTTTGGTGGACTGAGTTCCATTAATAAGCACAATTTTAATATGCAAAGCCGTGCTAAACCGCCTCGGGCTGGTTGGCACGGCTTTTGCTTTGTTGTTGGCCGCAAACAACAGCGTTTGCATACCTTTGTGAAGGGAGGGAACAAAGTGGAAAAAATGTGGCGTACTGCAACAAATCTGATGGTTTTTCTCACCTTACTGGCAGTTGCCACCATTGGCCTGATGGGCAAATACTGGCTAATCGGTGATAGCCGCGGAGTTTTCATCTATGGTGGCATCTTTTTTATGATTTCCGGTATTGCTCTCTATGTCTGGAAAAGTACAGTATTTCCCAATGAGGAGGTAGAATGGCGTGACTAAACAACAGGACATGTCCAGGCGCAAGTTTTTAACCCTCCTGGGGGGTATACCGCTGGCTGGTATTGTAGTATCATCCACCTCAGTCTTTACCCAGTATCTGTATCCCCCTGAATCCCTGCGGACTCCACCCAAGCCAATGGAGGTGGCAGTTGAAGGGGAGTTAAAGGTAGGGGAGCTGAAGGAATTTGAATACAATGATGCTCCGGCGGTACTGGTGCAGGTGAAAGAAGGGGAATACAAGGCCTTTTATCGCAAATGCACTCACCTGGGCTGTGTAGTGATTTTTAACCAGGAGCAAAAAGTTTTTGATTGCCCCTGCCATGGCGGCAAATTCGATTTGAACGGCAATGTGCTGGCCGGGCCACCGCCGGCTCCCCTGACCCAGCTGGCAGTTAAAGTCGATGGTGGCAAGATTATCGTCAGTGAGAGGAGTGCGTAACCGATGAAAGCCTGGTTGATCGAACGTTTTGGCACCGGCTGGCTGGAAACCTGGAAGGAGATCAAGGAACATCCGGTTCCGCCTCATGCCTTGAATCCCATCTATTGTCTGGGTGGCTTAACCTTTCTCTCTTTTTTGATCCAGGCTGTGACCGGAATCATTCTAGCTCTTTATTATCGGCCCACACCGGAAGAGGCCTATGCTAGTATTCAGTTCATTATGGAGCAGGTTTCCTTTGGGGCCATGATTCGTTCTGTTCATCACTATGCGGCTAATATCATGGTTTTGCTGGTCATGCTGCATATGCTGCGGGTCTTCTATACCGGTTCCTTTAAAAAACCGCGGGAACTGAACTGGGTAGTAGGGGTATTGCTCTATCTGCTCACTCTCGCCTTCGGTTTTACCGGCTATCTGTTGCCCTGGGACCAGGTAGCTTACTGGGCTTCAGTGGTTGGCACCGAAATCATGGGTGGAATACCGGTAATTGGTAAATACCTGATGATTTTGGCCCGTGGTGGACTGAAAGTTACTGAATTCACCCTCACCCGTTTCTATGTCGCCCATGTCATTATCCTGCCCTTGCTGGCTATCCTCCTGATGGGTTTGCACTTCCTGATGGTAAGGCTGCAGGGTATATCGGAAGAACTGTAAGGGGGATGGAAAATGGCAAATAGCAAATATAAAAAAGGCACTATTCCCTTTATACCAAACCATTTGCTGACTGAAGTTGCGGTTGCCCTCTTTTTTATCGGTATCATCCTCTTTTTATCCGGGCTTATTCCCCGGGAACTGGGCGAGCCGGCCAACAAGCTGGCTACCCCGGAACATATCAAGCCGGAATGGTATTATCTCTGGATGTTTGAAATGTTAAAACTGATCCCCTCCAAGATTTTAGGACTACTGGCTTCCGGGGCGGTATTCGTAGTTCTAGCTCTGATCCCCTGGTTGGATAAGAGCCCTTATCGCCGGCCCAGCCAGCGGCCAGTGGCTTCAGCAGTAATGGGCCTGGCAGTAGTAGCAGTCATTATCTTGACCATTATGGCCTGGTAAGAGAAAAAAAGGAGGCGAGGCCCATGCTGGATAAAGCCTGGGCGCTGATTGGCGGGGCTCTCGGTTATGGCGTTTTACGCATGCTGAAAGATAAAAACGGGCTGGTGCGTCCGCCGGGAGCCCTGGAGGAAACAGCATTTCTGGCTACTTGTGTACGTTGTGGGCAATGTGCCA
This genomic interval carries:
- a CDS encoding cytochrome b subunit of the bc complex, whose translation is MANSKYKKGTIPFIPNHLLTEVAVALFFIGIILFLSGLIPRELGEPANKLATPEHIKPEWYYLWMFEMLKLIPSKILGLLASGAVFVVLALIPWLDKSPYRRPSQRPVASAVMGLAVVAVIILTIMAW
- a CDS encoding cytochrome b N-terminal domain-containing protein, which translates into the protein MKAWLIERFGTGWLETWKEIKEHPVPPHALNPIYCLGGLTFLSFLIQAVTGIILALYYRPTPEEAYASIQFIMEQVSFGAMIRSVHHYAANIMVLLVMLHMLRVFYTGSFKKPRELNWVVGVLLYLLTLAFGFTGYLLPWDQVAYWASVVGTEIMGGIPVIGKYLMILARGGLKVTEFTLTRFYVAHVIILPLLAILLMGLHFLMVRLQGISEEL
- a CDS encoding ubiquinol-cytochrome c reductase iron-sulfur subunit codes for the protein MTKQQDMSRRKFLTLLGGIPLAGIVVSSTSVFTQYLYPPESLRTPPKPMEVAVEGELKVGELKEFEYNDAPAVLVQVKEGEYKAFYRKCTHLGCVVIFNQEQKVFDCPCHGGKFDLNGNVLAGPPPAPLTQLAVKVDGGKIIVSERSA